From the Bos taurus isolate L1 Dominette 01449 registration number 42190680 breed Hereford chromosome 22, ARS-UCD2.0, whole genome shotgun sequence genome, one window contains:
- the EIF1B gene encoding eukaryotic translation initiation factor 1b produces the protein MSTIQNLQSFDPFADATKGDDLLPAGTEDYIHIRIQQRNGRKTLTTVQGIADDYDKKKLVKAFKKKFACNGTVIEHPEYGEVIQLQGDQRKNICQFLLEVGIVKEEQLKVHGF, from the exons ATGTCCACTATCCAGAACCTCCAATCTTTCG ACCCCTTTGCTGATGCAACTAAGGGTGACGACTTACTCCCGGCAGGGACTGAGGATTACATTCATATAAGAATCCAGCAACGGAACGGCAGGAAGACACTGACTACTGTTCAGGGCATTGCGGATGATTATGACAAAAAGAAACTTGTGAAAGCTTTCAAAAAG AAATTTGCCTGTAATGGTACTGTGATTGAACATCCGGAATACGGAGAGGTTATTCAGCTTCAAggtgaccaaaggaaaaacatttGCCAGTTTCTCTTGGAG gtTGGCATTGTCAAGGAGGAACAGCTTAAGGTTCATGGATTCTAA